CAATTGGGGCAAAGGGACAGCGGGTGTCTAGACCTCTCCAAGGCAGGAGAGTTGGGACTAGAAGGGGCATATGATGCCATTCAGCAACACTGTAACTAGATGCAGAACCGAAGAAGAATCAGATGCCTACGAGCAAGCACATCTATTCTGAGATTGTGGGACGAGTTAGGTTAGCGCTCCAGACAACATCGGAGCCTCCGGTGACACAGCGAGAGAAGATGTTGCGCGCTGTCGAAGCATAGAGAGCAAGCGGGATGGGTAAGTAGAGGTATGCCACAAAGGCAGGCAATAGCAAGAGTCCGTTTCAATATTGGACACGTCGTAACGCGGAATCTCCAGCTGAACAGAAAGAAGTCGCAGTGAATGCAGTCATAGAAGTGTTCCTGAGACCAGCCGAAGAATGCACTTATTGGAATCACTCATGCCGAGGCACTTGGGCTAGCTAGGGATCACCATGGTACGGTCTGCTAAGTTGCACACGTCTGCCCGTCTCGAGTGTGCTTCTAGTGCATGATTTAGGCCCCTAAAGGCCGTGAGTGTTTGGCTCCCAAGTTCATACCGAACAAAGAGGACTGGCCAAGAACAGACCCAACACTTAGGGATGGGGTCAACAGCGATATATTGTGTGCTCTAAGGAGAGCTCATAGTGGAGATTCTTGTGTCTAACGACGAACATCTGTGGTCTGCCGAGCCGCACTATTCCGCCGATATCACAGCTGGCGGGTTGAAGCTTAGGGAGAGTCGAATAATCGCTGGGCTTATGCTTCAGTCGCTTGATCGTGAGTTCTGGAGGGAGAACATCGAGAACAACAATGTCCTTCAGGTTCGTTCTATTGGGACGGCAATACGAGTGGCTCGACTTGTCCGAAAACGACTGGAAACTGTTCAACCGGAGTTGTGGTCCATCATTCGTGATGGAGATAACACTGTGGCGAGCCATGCGGTGTTTGCCGCTGCCGTTAAGCAAAGTCGACTTCTTGCCGACTTCTTGTTTCACGTAGTTCGACATGAATATCGCACGTTCGGTAAACTCCTGGACCACCGCCTGTGGGATGCATACCTGGTTGGGTGTAGAGAGCGTGATCCGCACATGCCGAAGTGGAATGATAATACGTGCATCCGACTACGGTCTTCTGTCTATCAGATGCTGGCACAAGCTGGGTACCTAGAGAATACGAAAAGCCTCAAACTCCAAACGGTGCACCTCGCGCAGCCTGTGTTTAGATACTTTGAGGCAAATCATGAAGATGTACTTCTACAATATCTTCAGGTGTCATCATGACCAAGCTGACACTAGATGAGCGCCTAAATGCTATTCTGCCAAGGTTGATCTCAAAGGAATTTCTCGCTGGCCATGGGCTTGGAAACGAGATCGCTTTCTACATCTTCGACTATCCCCCCGAAGATGAATTGCGAATACGTCGTTACCTAGCGATTCTGATGGAAAATCTTCCAAAGCATTCAAATGGCATCAGGGTCAAACACGTGGACCTCTTCGACTTTGTGCTTAGCTACCTAGAACGGCGAGGATTGCTTGATAAGTCAGTTATCCTGCAAAAAGAGAAGGGTAGCGAAGCACTGAAGAAGGCATTAGCTGGTCCTCTGCATGAATCAAAAATCAGTGCAGAGTTAGCCAAGGTGGTGGAACCAGAACAACTGGATCTTGTGATCGTATCCGGAGTAGGCAAGGCGTGGCCTCTTTTGCGCTCACATACATTGTTGAACAACCTACAGTCTCATATGGGCAATACACCTCTCGTGTTGTTCTATCCAGGGGTCTATGACTCACAGTCTCTAAGGTTATTCGGCAAGATCAAAAGCAACAATTACTACCGAGCTTTTAAGCTGGTACCATAAGTACGGAGTTGAAATGCGTATTCAAGAACTGTTTACACGTGACATAGCCCGGCCGATCAATGGTGTTGTCAAGGCTGACCAGCTAGATGAATCGTCCATCTGGCAAGAACTGGATGAATTCGTAGTAACAGAAGAGCTGTTGAAGCACTTCAAGAAATTCACAAAGTGGTATCTCGAGGCTAATGATCCCTCCGCGCGAACAACCAAGAGTGACAAAATTGGGATATGGATCTCCGGCTTCTTTGGTTCCGGTAAGTCACATTTCCTCAAGGTGCTCTCGTACCTTGTGCAAAATGGCGAGCACTCATTTGAAGGGCAGAGTAAAAGAGCCGTTGACTTCTTTGAGAGTAAGATCGGCGAGGCACTGTCGTTTGCTGACCTTCAGCTAGCAGTAAGGGGCCAATCAGACGTCATTCTCTTCAACATTGATAGCAAGGCTGATCATTCCAGCTCATCTGGAAGAGATCTAATTCTCAGGGTATTCCTCAAGGTGTTTAATGAACTCCAAGGTTATTGCAGCGATCACCCTCATATCGCGCACATGGAGCGGCATCTAGAGTCAAAGGGTTTGCTTGACACTTTTGTCCGAACTTACTCTGGCTATTCTACCGCAGGGTGGCGGGAAGATCGAGATGCCTATCAGTTCCATAGAGATGAAGTTGTGAAGGCCCTCAGCGAGACTCTTGGCCAAAGCATTCAATCTGCCGAAGCATGGGTAGACGGCGCCGAGAGCATATTCTCACTTACAGTCGAAAACTTTTGCAAATGGGTCAAGCATTACCTCGATTCAAAGGGGCCGCAGCATCGAATCCTGTTCTTGGCTGATGAGGTGGGGCAGTTTATTGGTAGCGATTCACATCTCATGCTCAATCTTCAAACTATTACAGAAGAACTCGGTACGATCTGCAAAGGTCGCGCATGGATTGTTGTTACTTCCCAAGAGGATATGGATTCAGTGCTTGGTGATTTGAGCAAATCGAAGAAACAGGACTTCTCAAAGATTCAAGGACGGTTCTTTCCTCCGCTTTCGCTTTCTAGCGCAAATGTTGATGAGGTCATACAGGCGCGACTCCTGGACAAACTCCCGGACGCAAGGCTGCGTCTTGTGCAAGAGTATGAGAAGTATGGCGACATACTTAAAAGTCAGCTGACTTTTGAGGAATGCGGCCTAACCTTTCGCAAGTACAAGGACGCTGAAGACTTCGTCAAGAACTATCCCTTCGCGCCATATCAGTTCCAGCTCATACAGAAGGTGTTCGAAGCGATTCGTAAGGCAGGGGCTACAGGTATGCACCTGGCTCGGGGTGAGAGATCGATGCTTGATGCTTTTCAATCGGCAGCCAAGTCAGTATCGGAAGAGCAAATAGGCGTGCTTGTTCCTCTCTATGACTTCTACCCATCGATAGAGAGCTTTCTAGACACGGCGGTAAAGAAGACAATAGATCAGGCGCATTCGAATCCGAGCCTGGAGCCGTTCGATGTTCACTTGCTGGAGGTGCTATTCCTCATTCGATATGTAGATGAAATGAAAGGCAACCTTGAAAATCTGACGACCCTCTGCCTTGCTGAGATTGATGGTGACAAACTGAAGCTGCGTCGAATGATTGAAGAGGGGCTTGGAAGACTGGAACGGGAAACATTGATCAGTAGAAGTGGTGACAACTATTCCTTCTTGACCAATGAAGAACGCGATATCAACAGAGCGATCAAGCAAGTTGATCTAAGTAGTGGTGATGAATCGAAACTACTTGGTGAGTTGATTTATCAGGATGTGCTGAAAGGCCAAAACAAGCATAGGTACTCTGTCAACAAGATGGACTTCCCCTTCAACTGTAAGTGTGACTCCCTACCGATTGGCGGCCAGAGAGATGGCGCACTCCTGCTATCAGTAGTCTCGCCATTGAGTGACGAGTACGAAATGTATGCGGAAAGCAAGGGTATACTTGACAGTACTTCAGATGGTGGAATCGTTTTACTTGTGCTTGACAATGATGAAAGTCTCGGACGCGAAGTAAGAACCTTGCTACAGACCGAACGATACATCTCTCGCAATAGTGATGGAACATTGCCCGAATCGACAAGGCGGATACTCCGAGACTGCGCAGATGACAACCGTGGCCGCCGTTCTCGTCTGGTTGGGACTCTCAATGACATGCTCACAGCCGCACGATACTATGTTGTAGGTACCCCACTCAAGTTGAAGACAACAACTCCAGCAGCGGCTCTATATGAATCAATGGAGTATCTCATCCAGAACTCGTTCAGTAAGATGAGACTGATATCGCGCTTCGCGGACGATCCACTAAAGGAGATTCAGGCCGTCATTCGCAGCAATGACGTAGGAAAGGAGATCTTACTTATTGAGCGAGGCGAAAACAATCCCGAGGCAATGGAGGAGATGCGTGATTACTTACGACTATGCAGCATGAGAAGCCAGCAGGTAGTGTTGCATGATCTTCTAGAAAAGCGATATGCATTACGGCCATTCGGGTGGCCCGAAGAGGAATCTCTATTGCTTATTGCTCGATTGTATGTTCTTGGAGAAGTAACGTTGATTATGGATTCCGCCCCGATACTCATTGATAGAGTGTATGAGGCTATCACGACGCCAGTCAAGCGAAGAAAGATTATCGTTCGACGTCGTGAAGCAGCAGATCCGAAGGTGATTCAGACTGCCAGAAATCTTGGCAATCAGTTGTTCGGTGAGATGGGGCCTGACGGTGAAGATGGCCTCACTTCATTTCTCAGCAAGAAGCTAGGTGAATGGCAGTTTACAATGCGAGGCTATAAGCATTACTCTGAAACCGGCAGATACCCGGGCGCTGATGATCTATCAACAAGTCTGGTTCTCATTGACCAACTCGTCTTGAATAGTGATAGCCGAAAGTTTCTCGAGAAGTTCAATGGCCTTGAGATTGGGCTATTGCACGCGAGTGAGTGTTTTCACAAGCTAGATCATTTCTTTAGGAAGCAGAAGCCGGCATGGGACAGACTTCGGAGCTCGTTTGAGTCCTTCAGAGTTAATCAACTAGAGCTCGAACGAGAAGTTGGATCACGGGAAGCACTAAAGAGAATGACCGATATTCTAGGCGATCCGCAGCCGTATAGCTTCGTTAAAGAAGCAGAGTCGTTGATAAGTGCCGTAAAGAGCGTCAATGATAGACTGCTAGATCAACGACGAGTTGATGTTGCCTCACTTGTCGGTACACAAATTGAGAGATTAGAGAAGGCTCTCAATGGGGCTTCTGTAGATGCAACTTTCAAGGCGGACCTCCTTGCACCGCTAAACATGCTCATTGCCCGTATCAAGAGTGAGGAGAGTCTGGCGCATCTCACACAATGTTCACAAGAGGCGACCAATGAATACGATGTGGCAATCAAGCAACTTGAAAGGCACCTTGAAGAGAAGGGAAGGCCAATCAAGAAACAGCGTGTTTTAGTCCCCGCAATTGTGTGGAAGTCAGGCTACATTGAAACGAATGCCGACATCGAGAAATTTCTTGAGCAACTACGCACCGAAATGGAGAGCGCCATTCTCATGGGCGAGCGCATAGAGATACGATAGATATCTGAACTGCTCTGAGCAGCTGGTCAGATACTTACCTCAACTCAACTCGCACGTAGAAGGAAGCCATGAACCGCCCAAGACTTAAGAGCTACGCCCCACAGGCACGAGTCGACTTCATCCAAGCGATGAAGGACCGTGCTGCGTACTATGGAATTACTGCGGACCACGTATCACCTGTGAAGGAACAGGGAGATGTTGTCGCGATCGCCGGTCAGTCGTATCCCATATCATTGGGACGGAAGCGTCAGAAGCTCGTAAAACGTATTGCCGAGAATGGGTACGAGCAGACGATGGAAGCCCTAGCGTACACGTGGTTCAACAGAATCGTTGCGATCCGTTACATGGAGTTGAAGGGCTATTTCGATCATGGCTATCGTGTTCTGAGCCATCCTGGAAAGAAGGATACTCCTGAGCTGTTGCAAGAAGCCGAAAATGTTAGTCTTCCAGGGTTGAAGGCCGAGACGATCATTGATCTGAAGATCGATGGTAGCAAAGAGGAAGAGCTTTATCGTATGCTTCTCGTTGCTCAATGCAACGCGCTCAATGAAGCAATGCCATTCCTGTTTACGCGTGTAGATGATGAAGCAGAATTGCTCTTGCCGAACAACTTGCTACATACGGATTCACTCATTCGCAAGCTGGTCGCCAATGTTGATGCGGAAGATTGTGAAAGCGTGGAAGTCCTCGGCTGGCTCTACCAGTTCTACATCTCCGAGCGGAAGGACCAGGTCATGGCCCGCAAGAGCGCCGTGCCCACCGAGGACATCCCCGCCGTCACCCAGCTCTTCACCCCGCACTGGATCGTCCGCTACCTCGTCGAAAACTCCCTCGGCCGGCTCTGGCTGCTCAATCGCCCCGGCTCCCGGCTGCGCGAGCACATGCCCTACTACATCGAGGGCGAAGCGGAGACCGACTTCCTCAAGATCACCAAGCCCGAGGAAATCCGCCTGTGCGATCCCGCCGTCGGCAGCGGGCACATGCTCACCTACGCCTTCGACCTGCTCACCCTCATCTACGAGGAGGAAGGCTACGCGCCCACCGAGATCCCCGCCCTCATCCTGCGGCACAATCTGTACGGGCTGGAGATCTGCCCCCGCGCCGCCCAGCTCGCCGAGCTGGCCCTCGTCTTCAAGGCCCGGGAAAAGTCCCGTCGCTTCTTCCAGCCGGAACACCTCGTCCGGCCCCACATCATCGAGCTGCGCGACGTGCGCTTCGCGGAAAACGAGCTGCGCGACTACATCCACGCCCTCGGGCTGGGCGACCTCTTCAATCAGCCCATGCTCCGGCTGCTCCACCAGTTCGAGGAGGCGAAGAACTTCGGCTCGCTCATCCAGCCGTGCCTCGACGAACGGGCCATCGCCGACGTCCGCCGCGCCATCGAGGCGAAGGACCTCGGCGGCCAGCTCTTCCTGCGCGAGACGCACCTCAAAGTCCTGCGCGTGCTCGAACAAGCCGAGGCGCTCACCCAGCGGTATCACGTCGTCGTGGCCAATCCGCCGTATATGGGGGCAAAGCGATGAATCGCACCCTAAAGCGGTTGCTCAGGGAATACTTCCCTGATGCAAGTCCGACCTCTTTGCAATGTTCATCCAGCGAGGCTTTCGCCTTGCGGTTCGGTGGCTATGTCGGAATGATCACAATGCAGAGCTGGATGTTCCTCTCCTCGTTCGGAGGCTCGAGAAAGCATTCCTGCTTAATCAGTTCCGTGTTGATCGTCTGCATTCACACCTTGGACGCGGCGTTTGATACAATCGGCGGTGGGTTGTTGCCTTTGTCATTTCAATAACGACACGGCAACTCACGCCCGTTCTTCCGGACTTATTCGAGCGACAAGTAGAGACGTGCAGACAAATGAGGAACTCAAGCAAAGCCTTCTTCGATACTGGGCATGGCTCCTTCTGAGTTCATCCGAGTTGCTTCGACTTCAGAATTCCCGGCAATCCCGATCGGATGTTGGCTAACAGACCATAGTTTCGGCAGGGTTTGAGAACGGAGTACCGCCTCGCAAACTGTTGCAGACGGCGGTCAGGGTTGCAACCAGGAGACAATGACCGATTTCTTCGACTTGGTTCGAGGTTCAAACGACAAGAAAGTTTGATTCCCGCACAATGCTCCGTGAAGCTCGCCAGTCAAGCCGAAATGGTTTCCTTACAACAAGGGCGGAACCTTTCGGAAGTGGTATGGGAACTGACTACGTCGTGAACTGGGAGGATGATGGCAGAAGAATTCGTAATTTCGGAAACATGGAAGCGCATGGTCCCTCGCAACCGAGGAGTATTATTTTCGACAGGTTTAACGTGGTACGCCTGACAGCATCGAACTCTTTCGGACGCTAGGTGGCGACCAAGGGTTGTATTTTCGATCAGCAATGCTCGATGTCTCTGTCTTCCGATAACGGCGACGACGTGAATTCTTATTCGCCTTACTAATTCAAACGTCGCCACGAGATACTTAGCCGTATCTTTGCCCGACATTCGCCTTTCAATCCCGGGACATGTAACAGTGCCGATGGTTCGCCTGGAAGAGCCCAGGCTGACTGTGGCGAAGTTATCGTTGGCAGTTGGTTACGTTAATCGCCCGTGCCGACTGGGACAACTTCGAGACCTCGTGGGACTTCCGCGACCAGCCGTTGCTGCGGCCGGGGCTGAAGGGCGCGACGCTGGAGGCGAGCTGGCGGAATTGGGAGGCGCAGAGCACCGCCGCCATCCGCCGGATGCAGGAGCTGGAGACGGAGAACAACCGGCTCTTCATCGCCGCCTACGGCCTCGACGGCGAGTTGCAACCCGAAGTGCCCGAAGAGCAAATCACCCTCGCCCGCGCTGACCAGCGCAAGGACGTGGCCGCCTTCCTCTCCTATGCCGTCGGCTGCATGATGGGCCGCTATTCCCTCGACCACCCCGGCCTCATTCTGGCCAACGCCGGGGACTCAGTTCGTGAGTTTCTGGAAAAAGTGGGCAAGCCTTTGGCCGAACTTACCTTCGCCCCCGACGAGGACGGGATCATCCCTGTGCTCGCTGGCGAGTGGTTCGACGATGACATCGTAGCCCGCACCCGCGAATTCCTCCGCGCCACTTTCGGCGAAGCCACGCTGAATGAGAACCTTGCATTCATTGAAGCCTCACTCGGAAAAGATCTGCGGAAGTACTTCCTTACTGACTTCTTCAAAGATCACTTGCAGACGTACAAGAAACGTCCGATCTATTGGATGGTCTCTAGTGGCAAGCAACGGGCATTCCAGCGTCTGATCTACATGCATCGCTACAATAGTGGGACATTGGCTCGAATGCGGACAGAGTATGTAATCCCCATGCAAGGCAGAATCGCTGCACGAATTGATCAACTTGAAGGTGACAAGGTTAAGGCCACAAGCACAAGCCATCGCAGCAAGTTGCAGAAGGAGCAGGATGAGCTCAAGAAGCAGCAACACGAACTACTGGCGTTCGATGAAAAACTCAAGCATGTTGTTGATCAGAAGATCACCATTGATCTCGATGACGGCGTCAAGGTGAACTACGGGAAGTTCGGCGACCTGCTTGCTGAGACCAAGGCCATCACAGGCGGAAAGGAAGACGAATGATCGATGTAACGCATATCAGATCTGCCTTGGATCGAATCTACAACAACGAACAGTGTCGCATTGTTTTCTGGAACGATCCAAAGTGTGAGTTTGAAGATAGCCTATCCGATGTGGTGCTAGACGGAGTTACGACGCTTCGGCTGGATGAGATTGGTTCACTTGAGTTGAAGATCCGCATAGAGAGGTTGGAGCCTGATGGCAAGTTCCTGCTGTATGCTCCTTTTGAAGAACCAGACTATGACGATGATTGGCTGTTAGACACTAGACTGTACAGCCGCAGCTTTAGAGCTGATCGGGCAAGCATTGTGCTGCAAGATCTTGGTCTGCTGAACTTGGATCTGCGAGGTCATCTTGATGAGCGAGGAAAGTTTTTTGATGCCGTTGAACGTGTAGCGAAACTCAAGAGTATCGTCTCTCCTGAAGATTCTGCATCCGACCTTGATCGGAAGATGATCACTGTTCTTGTCAAAGCAGAGCAACCAGATATTCATGACATAGTGAACACTCTGTTTCATTCATGGGTCGAGATAAGTTGTGACGCTGACTTGGATCGTGCACCGGCCTTATGGACCCAAGTTGAGAAGTTTGGACTGGATGGCCCTTTCTGGACCATGGTTCGGAACGCGTATGGCTACGAAGAAGTAAATCCAACCCTGAAGAATCTTCTTATTCGACTACTTACTTCTGATTTTGCATATCAACTCAGATGCGACGTCCCGGCATCTCTCGGTGGACTACTTCTTCCAAGTGCAAGCGTGCCGAACGCCGTAGTCGCATTAGCTTCGTGGCGTGACAGCATCAGTCGGGTGAGTAGCTATGATGTACTGTCTGCTGAAGTAGGTAGGATCATAGATGTTGAAAAGCATTTGAATACTATTGAGATAGAGCACCTCGATTTGGTGAACACCTTTCTGGATGTTGAGAAGTACATCACTACAGGCCTCAAAGATCGAATCATAGATACCGCCGAAGTGATCAACGTTAATGATGTTCTTGCCGTTGCTACTCGCCGACAGAATGGGCATTGGGTGTCATTGTCTAAGCCCGACTCAGTAGCAGTGCCCCGGCAAACTCTATATGCCATCTACGTCCGCATCGGAGATGTATTCCGCATATGAGAGTGAACTCTATCAATTCGATCAACTCTATCGCCAGTTCTGTGAAGGGGCTGATCGTGCTGAATCAAGGTCGTGGGACGTTCTGAAACTCTTGCGCAGTGATATCGAAGACCGCTACTCAAAGTGGTATCTGCTGGAGCTTGCTTTGGCCTGGGGCAAATTCATTGAACAGCCAAATGGCCTTCTGAATAAGTGGGGTGTTGAGAGCGTCTCTAATCAGTATCGCTTCTATGATCACCACATACGCCCGTGGTTGGACGCGGGTGACACTCGCCGTTCGTTTGTCATTATAAGCGACGCATTCCGGTATGAAGCAGCTCAAGAACTTGTTACTGTGCTCAACGGCAAATATCGATTTGCTGCAGAATTGTCTTCTCAACTGGGTGTCTTGCCATCGTACACGGCCTTGGGAATGGCAAGCCTGTTGCCTCACACTCACTTGTCGTTTGCAGGTTCAGACATTATGGTAGATGGGAAGTCTAGCATCGCCAGCGAGAGAAACAACGTCCTCCTCTCTGTGAATGGTATCGCCTGTAAGTATAGTGACCTCATTGCGCTTAAGAAGGATGAAGGACGTGCATTCATTAAGGATCAACGTGTTGTGTATATCTATCACGATACCGTAGATGCAATCGGGGATGACGGGAAAACAGAAGGCCGAACCTTCGAAGCAGTGCGAACCGCAATAGATGAGCTCAGTGCCATGGTAAACTATATCGTGAATAGTCTTAATGGCAGCAATATCGTGATCACGGCTGATCATGGCTTCATGTATACTGAGTCTGGTAGGGTTGCTACTGACAAGAGCAAGTTGAATGAGAAGTACGATAACGCGATCGTCACAAAGAAGCGCTATGTCATTGGACCATCTCTCCCGGTCCATGAAGCTGCTTGGCATGGGACACTGCGTACGACTGCTGGCGTGGATAGCGACCTAGAGTTTCTGATTCCCAAAGGGGCGAATCTGTTCCACTTCGTTGGTGGGGCACGCTTCTACCATGGTGGGGCTATGCTACAAGAGATCGTAGTGCCAATTGTTACCGTCAAACACATACGTGGTAAGGCGGCAGAAGGCACGAGAGTTAAGACAGCGTCTATTCACATCCAAGGTGCAAATCATAGGATTACAGCGAATCGGCATCGGTTCCAGTTTATCCAAACTGAAGCGGTGAGCGAGCGGGTAAAGGCAGCGACGGTAAAGGTGGCAATATACTGTGGCAATGAGATCGTGTCTGATCTGCAAACAGTTAAGTTTGAGAGTGCCTCGGAAGCTATAAGCGACCGGACGACGTGGGTGAGCCTCGTACTCAAGGATAGAAAGTATGATAAGAGGATCCCATGCCGACTCATTGTCCTCGATGCAGAGACTGGTGTTGAACAACTTAGTGTTGAAGTAATTATCGATCGGGCATTCTCAGATGACTTCTGACCAAGGGGCTACAGCATCAGACATTGACGTGCTACTCAATCAGCATTTTGCTGGGAGGGTGGTTCGTAAAGACTTGACGAAACTTGTTAAAGAAGGTGCGAACGTACCAGTCTATGTGCTCGAGTACTTGCTTGGTTCCTACTGTGCATCAAATGATGATGAAGTGATATCCGAAGGTCTTAAGACCGTTAAGAAGATCTTGTCCGAGAACTATGTAAGACCGGATGAAGCTGAGAAGGTAAAGTCAACAATTCGTGAGCGAGGCAGCCTCAA
This region of Ignavibacteria bacterium genomic DNA includes:
- the brxC gene encoding BREX system P-loop protein BrxC, whose product is MRIQELFTRDIARPINGVVKADQLDESSIWQELDEFVVTEELLKHFKKFTKWYLEANDPSARTTKSDKIGIWISGFFGSGKSHFLKVLSYLVQNGEHSFEGQSKRAVDFFESKIGEALSFADLQLAVRGQSDVILFNIDSKADHSSSSGRDLILRVFLKVFNELQGYCSDHPHIAHMERHLESKGLLDTFVRTYSGYSTAGWREDRDAYQFHRDEVVKALSETLGQSIQSAEAWVDGAESIFSLTVENFCKWVKHYLDSKGPQHRILFLADEVGQFIGSDSHLMLNLQTITEELGTICKGRAWIVVTSQEDMDSVLGDLSKSKKQDFSKIQGRFFPPLSLSSANVDEVIQARLLDKLPDARLRLVQEYEKYGDILKSQLTFEECGLTFRKYKDAEDFVKNYPFAPYQFQLIQKVFEAIRKAGATGMHLARGERSMLDAFQSAAKSVSEEQIGVLVPLYDFYPSIESFLDTAVKKTIDQAHSNPSLEPFDVHLLEVLFLIRYVDEMKGNLENLTTLCLAEIDGDKLKLRRMIEEGLGRLERETLISRSGDNYSFLTNEERDINRAIKQVDLSSGDESKLLGELIYQDVLKGQNKHRYSVNKMDFPFNCKCDSLPIGGQRDGALLLSVVSPLSDEYEMYAESKGILDSTSDGGIVLLVLDNDESLGREVRTLLQTERYISRNSDGTLPESTRRILRDCADDNRGRRSRLVGTLNDMLTAARYYVVGTPLKLKTTTPAAALYESMEYLIQNSFSKMRLISRFADDPLKEIQAVIRSNDVGKEILLIERGENNPEAMEEMRDYLRLCSMRSQQVVLHDLLEKRYALRPFGWPEEESLLLIARLYVLGEVTLIMDSAPILIDRVYEAITTPVKRRKIIVRRREAADPKVIQTARNLGNQLFGEMGPDGEDGLTSFLSKKLGEWQFTMRGYKHYSETGRYPGADDLSTSLVLIDQLVLNSDSRKFLEKFNGLEIGLLHASECFHKLDHFFRKQKPAWDRLRSSFESFRVNQLELEREVGSREALKRMTDILGDPQPYSFVKEAESLISAVKSVNDRLLDQRRVDVASLVGTQIERLEKALNGASVDATFKADLLAPLNMLIARIKSEESLAHLTQCSQEATNEYDVAIKQLERHLEEKGRPIKKQRVLVPAIVWKSGYIETNADIEKFLEQLRTEMESAILMGERIEIR
- the pglX gene encoding BREX-1 system adenine-specific DNA-methyltransferase PglX, yielding MNRPRLKSYAPQARVDFIQAMKDRAAYYGITADHVSPVKEQGDVVAIAGQSYPISLGRKRQKLVKRIAENGYEQTMEALAYTWFNRIVAIRYMELKGYFDHGYRVLSHPGKKDTPELLQEAENVSLPGLKAETIIDLKIDGSKEEELYRMLLVAQCNALNEAMPFLFTRVDDEAELLLPNNLLHTDSLIRKLVANVDAEDCESVEVLGWLYQFYISERKDQVMARKSAVPTEDIPAVTQLFTPHWIVRYLVENSLGRLWLLNRPGSRLREHMPYYIEGEAETDFLKITKPEEIRLCDPAVGSGHMLTYAFDLLTLIYEEEGYAPTEIPALILRHNLYGLEICPRAAQLAELALVFKAREKSRRFFQPEHLVRPHIIELRDVRFAENELRDYIHALGLGDLFNQPMLRLLHQFEEAKNFGSLIQPCLDERAIADVRRAIEAKDLGGQLFLRETHLKVLRVLEQAEALTQRYHVVVANPPYMGAKR
- the pglZ gene encoding BREX-1 system phosphatase PglZ type A, giving the protein MPSTSASEMYSAYESELYQFDQLYRQFCEGADRAESRSWDVLKLLRSDIEDRYSKWYLLELALAWGKFIEQPNGLLNKWGVESVSNQYRFYDHHIRPWLDAGDTRRSFVIISDAFRYEAAQELVTVLNGKYRFAAELSSQLGVLPSYTALGMASLLPHTHLSFAGSDIMVDGKSSIASERNNVLLSVNGIACKYSDLIALKKDEGRAFIKDQRVVYIYHDTVDAIGDDGKTEGRTFEAVRTAIDELSAMVNYIVNSLNGSNIVITADHGFMYTESGRVATDKSKLNEKYDNAIVTKKRYVIGPSLPVHEAAWHGTLRTTAGVDSDLEFLIPKGANLFHFVGGARFYHGGAMLQEIVVPIVTVKHIRGKAAEGTRVKTASIHIQGANHRITANRHRFQFIQTEAVSERVKAATVKVAIYCGNEIVSDLQTVKFESASEAISDRTTWVSLVLKDRKYDKRIPCRLIVLDAETGVEQLSVEVIIDRAFSDDF
- a CDS encoding DUF1819 family protein produces the protein MWSAEPHYSADITAGGLKLRESRIIAGLMLQSLDREFWRENIENNNVLQVRSIGTAIRVARLVRKRLETVQPELWSIIRDGDNTVASHAVFAAAVKQSRLLADFLFHVVRHEYRTFGKLLDHRLWDAYLVGCRERDPHMPKWNDNTCIRLRSSVYQMLAQAGYLENTKSLKLQTVHLAQPVFRYFEANHEDVLLQYLQVSS
- a CDS encoding DUF1788 domain-containing protein translates to MTKLTLDERLNAILPRLISKEFLAGHGLGNEIAFYIFDYPPEDELRIRRYLAILMENLPKHSNGIRVKHVDLFDFVLSYLERRGLLDKSVILQKEKGSEALKKALAGPLHESKISAELAKVVEPEQLDLVIVSGVGKAWPLLRSHTLLNNLQSHMGNTPLVLFYPGVYDSQSLRLFGKIKSNNYYRAFKLVP